GAAAAATCTGCATTTTTAAATCGCTCTACTGATTCGACTAAAGCCCCGAGATACAATTCAGCCtcctgaaatgaaaaatgtagaATATGTtggatgtaatttttttattttgtaacttTAATGATGTTAAATGAGAGTTAACTCCTTGACGTAAGAAAGTCATTCCTCCTCGTTGATTTGGCAAATCATCTACGATCATATTAGGTCCAGTCATTGGGATGTATGAATATCTACATGAAAGATGCATTATAGGGAATCTGATTCTCTGCCAAATAAAATATACAATTGGCGAAATTATACGTGAAATTGTAGCGAAGAGAAAGCCACTCAAGGGCGAGAGAAACGGGTCCCGCAGTCTGGACGACATGGCCAGTCGAATTTCTTTTCACTTCGTAAATACCCGGAAGCTTTACACGTtccgaaaaactaaaataagtaATTCAACAAGCATTGTATGGCTTTATCAAACATGTCTTACTGGACTAGCAATTAAGCGAAGATGCTTCCCGTTAAGTGGAATCATTTCCCGCTGAGGCAAAGCATCACGAAGCAACACGTAACCGACTTTTTTTGCATTGGTACtgcaaagaaaagtaaaaagaacgaATGGCAATAATCGCATCATCGTTACTTTGTGACTGCCATGGTGTTCAGCGATATTGGAAGCTTTTTATATGTTTGTAagttattgatttttaatttttcaaataccaaagaaatctaaaatatgatgtttttttattttacagccCTATTGCCATGGATacgaattaaatattttcgcccacctttttctgttttttcaaaagattgtATATCTTCCTTTTGTCAAGTGAAACTACACAATTGATAATTATTAGCAATTTCATGTCGTTGTGGAACAGGAAATCACTGTGGCAATCATAGAGTTACATATTCAATGTATACTTTATGATATCTATTGCGCAAATCACAAACCATATTTGTCTTGCTGTGAGTTTTAGTTGAGATTTGCCACTActgagacaagaaaaaaataaaaaaataatttgtagtGTCCAGATATATAAGTGCATAATTATTCTTCAAATAGGATGAattgaaccaaaaaaaaatgtggaaacatGAAATAATGTCATACctataatttttctaaaattcagctttatctttatttctctttcaacTTTATCAAGTTTGAGTGGGGAATTATATCGCTAGAGAACTCGGCCAATCTTGTTATTACTTAAAAGCTTATTTCTGAGATGGGAGAAGAAATTAATATTGAAACATATCTGTTGTCATGGAGACACGGGCAAAGTGAAAAAATCGGATATAGTGATCGATCGCTTGCTGGGCAAGCGGACGTCACTAAAACTCTGGGTTCGGGCTCTGGGATCTAAAACTCGGGGAATGGACTCGGGGGTCGCCATTTGCTccaaaattcattgaatttcgaATCTTATTCACAAGAAAAAGCAAGAGAAATTGTTCATCTCGGCTATTAAATAACTTtgctaaaaaaataataaataataataaaaaattgcaatGAATTCCATTTAGCGAACCGACTTGCCTGAAACAGTAAATCTGCTCCGAGGTTTCTATTAACTATCATTTTTAGATCAGGAACATtaggaaaatcatttattgaattaattatGGGCTTATTATTGGGTGATGTGATGGAAGCGATTAGCGTCGAACTGTATGCTTGAACGAGAACAAAACAAGCCAGACACCAAGCAGCTGCTGCTAAAGGAATCGCTAGTTGTTTATTTCTACAATATGCACCTAAATTATCAATAAACAAAATGGCATATTAAACCGTCGTAGCATTATTTCAAGGATAAGATGTTAGTATCAATTCCAAACCTTGACAAAGAAGGACGCAAATTAcgtaattgattatttttttttaatttattcgtTTGTTCAAGTCAACAATACATCTGCTCAAACCATACAGACTTGCAATGACGGTTGGTACTGAAAGACCAATGCAAATCCACACCTAAATAAATGAAACGAACAATAATCAATCGCATCTCAGAAGAAATAACCATGAATATTGTTGATGAATTGCACAGGATTTTATGTAGTTAATACTTCAGTTCTCATGGGATCAATCAAAGCGGCAATGTTTGTAGAAGACTTGGGTATGGGTATGAGTATACTGAAAGGACTAGATATCCACGGTGTTGAAAAATCTGCATCTTTGAATCGGCTTAGTGTTCCAATTATAGCACCGGGAAACATGTTCGCATCCTGCATAAATACAAACTTGTtttgtcaaaataaaatttgcaaTCTCTAGCAATAAAAATATCATGCTGTTTTATGTAAAAAAGAGTGAACCCCTTGACGTAAGAAGCTCAGTCCACCTCGTTGGGTAGGCAAATCATCTACAAAAAAACTTCCGAACATTGGAATGTACGAATATCTAAAGGGAAAGGCAAACTTTGAATTGCAGAAtggtctctttttattttttattttacctaaaaTTGTAGCGACGGGAAAGCCACTCCCAAGTGCAAGAGAAACGGGTCCAGCAGATTGGACGACATGGCCactcaaatttcttttcaaatccaAAATTCCCTCGAGCTTTCATGTTCGCGGAAAAATTGCAAATaactaattgaaaaaatcgTAATCTGGATAAATAAGGAAACGACTTACTGAAGTTCCAATCAAGCGAAGATGTTTTCCGTCGAGGGGAGTAATAAAAGGTgataaaatgataaaagatTTTGATATACAAAACTACCTGTAAAACTGAAATTACACATGTGATGTCTCAGTGAGAGCAGCCAATACAATTGAGCTTACTTAAGATAACAGACTATATATGCCAACAGACGTTTACTCGAATGTGTTTCTGTTTATGCTTGACAACTATGTATGTTTTGTATTCATAGCAACCGATTGCCCataacaaattattttcgtAACTGTTTTACTTTCTACTCAATGAATTATTCAGTAGCTCAATCATATAAGTTAGTTTCGCCctttattaaaaatgaaaactccCAGGAAAACTAGAATTTAGAAAATGTCATTTTCAATGTCATCATCGGACATATAAAATCATACTGACCTTATAAGCTtataattgatttgaatttcaggCGTAGGCTACACTTTCATTTGTACGACTATGAATATATCTTGTTTTCTGacaatttcaatatttacaGTTAGTCTCAAATGCATTTACTTTACCTtataattgcgagcccgaagggcgaagctaataatcgcatacgcagaaaaataaaaaccatttcactttgtatgtatgtatgtttgtatGTCCCGcaccatagctcgggcgtttttcaacagatttcggactttttggtcttaaaaattagacaaaaaatatgcggtgcgaccagaacaaaaataatttcatttacttaattaaaaCACccgtaaataatgaaaaactgttaacatAATTGCTTAGCGTatggtgacatctggcggttgagactgcaacattttcattttagaaaaaagtaaatcaccaccagatgtccatagcatcgccgtgatgacgcaatctttgatgacccatCTATGACGCAACaagcagatttgcatttatgttttacagtaattaaactaaaagatggttatttttaaattcaattattgaactttatgtgtaaaaataggaacatatGAGTTGAGCCAACttaacgtaaataacttgcaaggatattgaactgtgacagaaaaatctcgttttaagaccaataagtctgtgaagaaaagtgtgaattgtgaataagtctgacttaacaataggccctaaatttgtcatttaagacagttttcaactggcttacgactatcccttcgcggcgagctgattcTATCTTAATATATTCTGCCTATGAGATACttacatgattatttttttaaatttatgtggaccgatgttttcatttgggagctaataatcgcatacgcagaaaaataaaaaccatttcactttgtttgtatgtatgtatgtatgtttgtcCCGCACCATAGCTCGGACGTTTTtcaacagatttcggactttttggtcttaaaaattagacaaaaaatatgcggtgcgaccagaacaaaaatcatttcatttacttaattaaatCACccgtaaataatgaaaaactgttaacatCATTGCTTAACGTatggtgacatctggcggttgcgactacaactttttcaccttaggtttaaattccacttttcATTATAGCCTTATAGGTTCCCATCGTTTTGGGTtacctttacttttttttaatttttggtcttaaaaattagacaaaaaacatgcggtgcgaccagaaaaaaaatgcatttacaTAATTACTTCTCCCGTAAATAAtgaaaactgataaaataactGCTAaacgactggtgacatctggcggttgcgactacaacttttttcacTTAGGTCTGAATTCCACTTTCCACTATAGCTTCCCTCGGTTTGGGTTAAGCATAGGGAACGTTGCCAAGctagaatatatttgtttttacccAAGACACTGTTTGATCAAGGTAAGTAATTGACAAgagtgcaattttttttagaattgacATTGAAAACTTACGTTAGTACTGCAGTAATAATAAGTTAAGCAGAAATCGCAAAAATATCGTtacaaagaaatgttttttcacgtTCAAGACTATTGCTCAAGGAAggcatttagcaaaaagtcCCACTTAACAACAGgcactgaatttgtcatttaagacagttttcaactggcttacgactattgTTGAAAGGTACGTTTTTCGGTATTTTAATCATCCGATATTCGGCTGATGCTGATACTTATTGATTGAAGCTGTTCCTATCTCAACGTTCTGATATGAAACTTACTCATATACGAGTAACATGAGCTccggtcaaatccggggaactttggtctagcgtaaagtcagacccttttgctattcgcttttctgtagcttaatcatctacCCGTAATAGaatttatcgtgggaaatctgcccagtacttgaagatttcgtcatcacggagatgctatagacatctggtggtgatgctaattgttgcgtcatcaaagattgcgtcatcacggcgacgacatctggtggtgatttgtttgggcatgtttgggcatgttccataaaagcttttgggggaggagcctgtgttgacacattgttgacacagacacaggcttcTCCCCTaaaatgtccgtgacatgaataagcccctcccccaaaagcttgttcttttattatatatagattAAAACGCTTACATCCGAtctttgaaaaagaatgaGATTGCATTATGATGAGCTACTAAGTTATTTATACTTATATTAAATGCTATTCTGATGATGGCTTATTACAATAAGAGTTGGAGTCAACAAGAGGTTTGACTAACACAGTGTATTAGGTAGCCCAAAACGATTATGAATGACAATCACGACGACAACTGTGATACTACAACAAGCGACTTACAAGCGACCAAAAAATGGATCGAACGCCTGGTTTATATATGGGGCTCCTGAAGATCTTCTGAAGGTCTGAAGAAGGTCTTAACTGATAGTAGCCATGCATGCTAAAGTAATTAGGAATACACACATGGTGAACGCATCAACAAGTGGTAGAACTTGTTAATGGGTTTGCCATATGCTGTTAATTAACAGTACACTATCTACAACTATGTATGCGACTATGTAATACAACTATGTATACCATTTACAGAATATTGGACAAGAAACAATGTAGGAACCTTTTCTTGCAAtttgtcaattcaaattcaatataaaaatatcaattcCTGGTGCAGTAGAATACTAGTTTGGGAATCGATTGGTAATAGGTTCAAATCATAGAggagaaaatgttttccctttttatattAATATATCTTTATTGTGCATTAGAATCATCAATTAGAATCTTTATCAATGCCTTAGGAGCTATTATGTAagtttttaacatttaatttgGTATGCATACGCAGTAAAAATTATAACCTAAAATACCGATTAACGGTACCCTCCACTGCCTCTTTTTTCAGTAGTAAAAATATCTTAATCTGGATTTCCGTTTTTTGGGGATAATTTGTCCGATTATCggcaaggttttttttttagtgcggTTAAATGGATCTCGCGGGCCTTCTTACTGTTTGTGAAGCAGCTATCCTCCCCAAAAAAGTAGTCAACTCTGGGATCCGTAAAATGGACGACAGACTctcggcgttttttttttaaacatgggCAAACACCCGGCCCCACTGCTGTAGGCTCGCTTGAACCAAACGACTCATTCTGCTTGTCGTGGCCTTCTCCGACGTAGCAATCCGCGCTTAAAGATCTATAAAAGGGAGACCGCTGTCCATAATTTTAAGTTGGGTTTATATAGCTTCTTTCATCTCCTGGGCCACTTAAATCACGCCTTAATTGGTGGCTCAAATGAATCATGAATCCGGTTATTTGGTCATTTGGGAGGCATAACCCTTTATCGAAGTGAGCCGATAAAAGTTTTTAGCTTCTAGGCGCCATGTAAACAAGGGTTAAGAGAGGATTCTCTATAGGGATTTGTCCCGACAGGCAATAGAGAGATCCAGAGGATCTTGCCACGGATGTCCCTACAGCCGAAAACGGATAAGCGAGAAGTTGTTTCGGGAGCTCTTTTTCggtttaaaattcaatagacTGAAATCGAGACTTGCATGGATAGTATTTCTATCAATGTTAAGATAGTGCCTAGATTGAATAGGCGATCAGAAAGGGAACAGTGGGAGATACCTGGGTGATCCAGTAGATCATTAGGCGATTGACTATTTCGTAGGCCGATGAGATAAAATACACACAtgcgcatacacacacacacaagtttagaaaacaaagaaagattAAAGAAAGATGCTACTCACGTaacataaaatcaaaaacaacgaGGGGTTTCCCACTCTTTTCGCAATTGCAATTtgggaaaaatgagaaaactgagaaaacatttttcccgACATTTCCGACATTTCCAgtgttttctcatttttccccgatttttcttatttttcccatttttctcattttctcgtttttctcgTTTGTCTCGTTATTCcctatttttcccattttcacgAGTTTTCCCTAATTTTCTcggattcctttttttcttgtatttccaAAGACTGAAAACTGTCAAACGTTcataattttagttttttttcacgtttaaCATAAGAGAATTACTGGAACATACAGAAATTATGAATCCCGTAGTCTAATACTAGGATATCTGTCCGCCATGATCGTATTAACGATTGCGGGCGCCACGGACATATTTGGCTTAAAGTCCCtagtgaaaaaattatttactgGAAAAAAGTCTGATCAAATGCGTTCATATTTGATATTTTAACGTGAGATATAATCAGTTATTAACGTTTTATCACGTGGTTTatataaatttcatttctattacCTGTTTTATTATGggttaaaaaattcaactatATTTTTGAAGtatatttcaaaaacttaatttaattggaaaatttattttgttcaatACTCTACACTGTCTGAAAGAAGTTGAGGATAACATATCCGAAGTCCTCGTTAGCAACTTGATgatcaaaaatttaattggatTTACTAATAAACggtctagtggttagagttTCGGGCCACAGATTCATTCGTCATAAGTACTGGCCCGGACACATTTTTTCCCAAGTAGGCTGCGTAAATTTAAATAGTTTGTAATATTTTATGCCAAATATTCCAAATAGGGACTTGTACATTTTTCGTAAACCAAAGCGAGATCGTCCACACGCTGCACTAACGCTACTTCTCTATCATCAGTGAAACGAACgtcgttttttttacttaagtcATGACTTAAGTCGttttttcacaaattttgACGTGTTGGCGACGTTTGACGTAAGCCTTAAAAAAACCTGACTTTGACGTTGACTTTTCACGTTTCGGATGCGTAAAAAGTTTTCCCGTCAAAGTCAATAAAATACATGTaaaaattttgtgtgtgtctgttttcTGAAAATCTGATAATTTTCCGGGTAAATTtccttaaaataattaaacaaacgTAAAGAGTAGTATCAAttgggttttgttttaaaGCTAAAAATGtcctttaaaataaattttgatccAAAAACTatttgcaaaataaaaatttgacgtTTTGCTGACTTAAGTCATGACTTTTGACTTAAGTAATTTTTCCTTTGACGTTTGACGTTTTGACGTTGACTTTTTACTTAAGAATCTTCCGTGACGCATGaatttgacgtttttttttaacttcaatTGTTTCTGCTGACGTTAGGAACACTGTCTATCATGATCAATagcgatttatttatttcaaataaaccaCGGGGTTTTAACCCCGTATCTGGTGGAACGCATATTTGGGGGTTTTTACCCCACAAAACATGTGTTCTTTTCTAACAGTGATAGCTTGATAGGAGCGTAGAATCattatgaaaaaaatcttttagttTAATGGAatgattgttattttttatcaaGTCTCACAACAAAACGATACACTTATATATAAGAAATGGCTAGGAAGAGCTAGATTCCAATCTGTCTGTGCAGACTGCAGCAGAGATAAAAACATGGAGCACACCTGCAAAccttctgtctgtctgtagAAAAAACCCTGCTAAGCTTTTCTTGCTCATATCCGGTTATATATCCGTAAGTCTGTATGTATAATCTGTATGTATAATCGACCATGCACTAATGTTTTCGAGCGTTCTAATATCATGGCAAGTGTCTTCAGtgtctgttgttgttcttctaAAACTCTGCACGCAATTATTAAAGCCAGAGCGTCACTGTTTCTGTTCGTGCTTACCAGATTTTGAATGACAGgtcgaaaaaaaacgaatagcCACCTAGAGCTCTTACGAAATCCCGCTGCCAAATCCAATTCTCATTTGAGTATTTGACGTGAATAAAAAGGGAATTAGTTTGATTGTGACCATACCAGTCGAGCACCGCATCGCTGGCAGCAGCTTCTTTTACGTCTACTCCTACAGATAATCTGTCAGCTCACCATGCGTTTCACATTATTGGTAATATCAAACATTtcactaaaaaacaaaaatattattgttgggattgaatttttgtatacgtctcattttctttatttaaggccgcttgtttgtttggtttcgttgtgTTTGTCTGTTCAAAATCAATTGACAGAAGTGGAAAAGGTAATGCAAAACGGCCTGTATAAAACAATGAATATATTTCCAATATACTATAACTTTAGTTAAATTTTGTGGATTAAAGTGAGGCTGAACTCGCCGCACATTTCAATCATCAATGGAATCCCAGCTCGAGCCGACGATTTTCCATTTATGGTAATTATACATAATATACAACAAGTTACGTCACGCACAAGAGAGGCGACATTCAGAAAACATTCTGCTTTTTTCAGGCGAGCGTATTAATCCCACAGAAACTGGACCCAACCTTAGATTACCAATGTGGCGGAATCTTGATCGCACCGTCGTATATTCTAACAGCAGCCCATTGCCTTATACTAGGGTAAGCTTAATATGATGATTCTTTTTGATCGGAGTGGACAAATGTCCTTGAATCTAATTCCC
Above is a genomic segment from Daphnia pulicaria isolate SC F1-1A chromosome 8, SC_F0-13Bv2, whole genome shotgun sequence containing:
- the LOC124312514 gene encoding uncharacterized protein LOC124312514, translated to MFGSFFVDDLPTQRGGLSFLRQGDANMFPGAIIGTLSRFKDADFSTPWISSPFSILIPIPKSSTNIAALIDPMRTEVWICIGLSVPTVIASLYGLSRCIVDLNKRIN